One Octopus sinensis linkage group LG11, ASM634580v1, whole genome shotgun sequence genomic window carries:
- the LOC115217238 gene encoding probable ATP-dependent RNA helicase DDX31 has protein sequence MADDDLVLNVYVSKNDSNNQSTPRRLKKKRLNGNQISSPSEYDEHIDSNEPYVSKSRKRKAEKQPTQHSEKKARTSAIHFSSLFNSNPEIPTVNPEPVQSVKEELFSKESFESLSLSPYILQCLRNDFQFSQMTTVQQLTIPPVLDGKDVLVKSHTGTGKTLSYAIPIVQTLQAKQPKLKRSDGVHAIVIVPTRELALQSFQTFQKLVNTCCWIVPTCITGGEKRKSEKARLRKGVTIVVGTPGRLTDHLLHTECLVTNRVQYLVIDEADRLHDMGFEKEVQLIISILNKSTPERQTILLSATLTEGVEKLAGISLKSPERIDASKEHKENNSLLTKGDSLFSVPEKLNQHFMIVPCKLRLVSLIGFITSKCINSNQKSKIMVFLSTQDSVEFHFKLFSEIFELESKDSKTFDDYIGKKSKKKKNSSLVKFYKLHGNMSQDDRTNNFTNYSLSRCGVLLCTDVAARGLDLAHVRWIVQYTSPGETREYIHRIGRTARAGAQGNSLLFLMPSETEYIKALNTMKINLGEIYIKNILGDLLQLLDLLPKILENRRSVYTYEEAASSFQMYIENFTYNSKEMLDLAKKAFQSFVRSYSTYPKHLKHIFHLKYLHIGHLAKSFGLRDAPSQLGNNPVNKHFKFSKHDQKKSNFKYNSKLRFNKETTRKKKSVDMSEFASGLDW, from the coding sequence ATGGCTGACGATGATTTGGTTTTAAATGTTTACGTCTCCAAAAATGATTCTAATAATCAATCAACACCAAGAAGACTTAAAAAGAAGCGGCTTAACGGAAACCAAATCTCATCACCATCCGAATATGATGAACATATCGATTCAAATGAACCTTATGTTTCGAAATCACGGAAACGAAAGGCTGAAAAACAGCCAACACAGCATTCAGAAAAGAAAGCAAGAACTAGTGCTATCCACTTTTCCTCCCTTTTTAATTCCAATCCTGAAATTCCTACAGTAAATCCTGAACCTGTGCAGTCTGTTAAAGAAGAACTGTTTTCGAAAGAATCGTTCGAAAGCCTCTCCTTAAGTCCGTATATATTACAATGTTTACGAAATGATTTTCAATTCAGTCAAATGACAACCGTTCAACAGTTAACTATACCGCCAGTTCTAGATGGGAAAGATGTTTTAGTCAAATCGCACACTGGTACAGGTAAGACTTTATCTTATGCAATTCCAATTGTACAAACACTTCAGGCCAAACAGCCGAAACTGAAACGAAGTGATGGAGTCCATGCTATCGTTATTGTACCCACTAGAGAACTCGCTTTGCAGAGTTTCCAAACTTTCCAGAAACTTGTCAACACTTGTTGCTGGATTGTTCCAACTTGTATTACTGGTGGTGAGAAAAGGAAATCCGAGAAAGCCCGATTACGGAAAGGAGTTACCATCGTGGTGGGTACCCCTGGTCGGTTAACCGATCACTTACTCCATACAGAATGTTTAGTAACGAATCGCGTACAGTATCTTGTCATTGATGAAGCAGATCGCTTACATGATATGGGTTTCGAAAAAGAAGTACAACTTATTATCAGTATTCTTAATAAATCAACACCTGAAAGACAAACTATTTTGCTGTCTGCAACTCTTACTGAAGGTGTTGAGAAATTAGCTGGAATATCTCTCAAGTCCCCTGAAAGAATCGATGCTTCGaaagaacataaagaaaataattctctTCTCACAAAAGGTGACAGTTTGTTTTCTGTTCCTGAGAAGTTAAATCAGCATTTTATGATTGTCCCTTGTAAACTGCGTTTGGTTTCTCTTATTGGCTTTATTACTTCTAAATGTATAAATTCAAACCAAAAATCCAAAATTATGGTTTTTTTATCAAcacaagattcagttgaattccatttcaaattattttccgAAATTTTTGAGTTGGAAAGTAAAGATTCAAAAACTTTTGATGACTACATTGgaaaaaaatcgaaaaagaagaaaaattcttcACTGGTTAAGTTTTACAAACTTCATGGAAACATGTCTCAAGATGATCGTACCaataattttacaaattattcATTATCACGTTGTGGTGTTCTGCTGTGTACAGATGTTGCTGCCCGAGGCCTTGATCTGGCACATGTTAGATGGATTGTACAGTATACCTCACCTGGTGAAACTAGAGAATATATACATCGTATTGGCCGGACAGCACGAGCTGGAGCTCAAGGGAATTCACTTCTTTTCCTTATGCCTTCAGAGACGGAATATATTAAAGCATTAAACACTATGAAAATTAATTTAggggaaatatatattaaaaacatattgGGTGACCTTTTGCAATTATTGGACCTGTTACCAAAAATTCTTGAGAATAGAAGATCAGTATATACTTATGAAGAAGCTGCTTCTTCTTTTCAGATGTATATTGAAAATTTTACATATAATTCTAAGGAAATGCTTGATCTTGCCAAAAAGGCATTTCAGTCTTTTGTACGTTCATACTCGACCTACCCTAAACATCTGAAGCACATTTTTCACTTAAAATACCTCCACATTGGACATTTAGCAAAAAGTTTTGGGCTCAGAGATGCTCCTAGCCAATTAGGAAATAATCCCGTGAACAAGCACTTTAAGTTTAGTAAACATGATCAGAAGAAgtctaatttcaaatataattcaaaattgCGGTTTAACAAAGAAACCACACGCAAGAAAAAATCTGTTGATATGTCAGAATTTGCCAGTGGACTTGATTGGTAA